The following are from one region of the Amedibacterium intestinale genome:
- the atpH gene encoding ATP synthase F1 subunit delta — translation MAGVVSKSYCDAIFSLAQEEGKLDLYKEQLDLVAENVKQDANYRAVMAHPKISKEEKKELLVKVYGDAIDPMLLNFLKLLVDKGRFRFIEEIVKEYTKEYNKVNNIQVVYVKSAASLSEEEVARLKATLEKKLNKKVDFVLSVDSDLIAGIRMKINDQIIDNSARGKLERLKGTVQNLS, via the coding sequence ATGGCAGGCGTAGTTAGCAAAAGCTATTGCGATGCGATTTTTTCATTGGCACAGGAAGAAGGAAAGCTTGATTTGTATAAAGAACAGCTTGATCTTGTGGCAGAAAATGTAAAACAGGATGCGAACTATCGTGCTGTTATGGCACATCCAAAAATCAGTAAAGAAGAAAAGAAAGAACTGCTTGTGAAAGTATATGGAGATGCAATCGATCCTATGCTTTTAAACTTTTTAAAATTACTGGTAGATAAAGGACGTTTTCGTTTTATTGAAGAAATTGTAAAAGAATATACGAAAGAATATAACAAAGTAAATAACATCCAGGTTGTTTATGTGAAGAGTGCGGCTTCTTTAAGTGAGGAAGAAGTAGCTCGTTTAAAAGCGACACTGGAAAAGAAATTAAATAAAAAAGTAGATTTTGTGTTATCTGTAGATAGTGATTTGATTGCGGGTATCCGTATGAAAATCAATGACCAGATTATTGATAACAGTGCCAGAGGAAAACTGGAACGTTTGAAAGGAACTGTACAAAATCTTTCATAA
- the atpG gene encoding ATP synthase F1 subunit gamma translates to MAAGKLEIKARIRSVESTKKITKAMQLVATSKLKKQKQYMEENREYAFYLKETVQDILSSIINSRHPYLQKNEGKPFTIVFTSDMGLCGGYNANIYRMLSSEIGNDGQFVMIGSRGVNWSKNKDFEVVREEVDLEDECYSELAEIADYALELYRNKEISQIRILYTHFVNSVTFEPKLVTLLPVEKEQREKKENAQTIFEPAGEQILDTLVPMYVRSMLYSYYLETKTSEQASRRMAMENATDNAEELKETLELQYNQARQAAITQEITEIVGGVNAMEGVSS, encoded by the coding sequence ATGGCAGCAGGAAAACTGGAAATAAAAGCTCGTATTCGCTCTGTAGAATCTACAAAGAAGATTACAAAGGCGATGCAGCTTGTTGCGACCAGTAAGCTGAAAAAACAGAAACAATATATGGAAGAAAATAGAGAGTATGCTTTCTATTTAAAAGAAACAGTACAGGATATTTTATCTTCTATTATAAATTCCAGACATCCATACCTGCAAAAAAATGAAGGGAAACCTTTTACCATTGTCTTTACAAGTGACATGGGGCTTTGCGGGGGATATAATGCGAATATTTATCGTATGCTTTCTAGTGAAATTGGTAATGACGGACAATTTGTTATGATTGGTAGCCGTGGGGTGAACTGGTCTAAAAACAAAGACTTTGAAGTTGTTAGAGAAGAAGTGGATCTGGAAGATGAATGTTACAGCGAACTGGCAGAAATAGCGGATTATGCGCTGGAATTATACCGAAATAAAGAAATATCTCAAATTCGCATTTTGTATACGCATTTTGTAAACTCTGTTACTTTTGAACCAAAACTGGTTACTTTGCTTCCAGTTGAAAAAGAACAAAGAGAGAAAAAAGAAAATGCACAGACGATTTTTGAGCCGGCTGGGGAACAGATATTAGATACGCTGGTTCCTATGTATGTGCGCTCTATGCTATATAGCTATTACCTGGAAACAAAAACAAGTGAACAGGCTAGTCGTCGTATGGCAATGGAAAATGCGACAGATAATGCAGAAGAATTGAAAGAGACATTGGAATTACAATATAACCAGGCTAGACAGGCCGCAATTACACAGGAAATTACAGAAATTGTCGGTGGTGTCAATGCGATGGAAGGAGTGAGCAGCTAA
- the atpE gene encoding ATP synthase F0 subunit C, which produces MAEFNEFFVQGMALLGAGIAMIAGLGPGIGQGIAASKGAEATGRNPEAAGKIRSVMVLGIAMAETTGIYALIVALLLIFLKG; this is translated from the coding sequence ATGGCTGAATTTAATGAGTTTTTCGTACAAGGTATGGCATTGTTAGGTGCTGGTATCGCTATGATCGCTGGTTTAGGTCCTGGTATTGGACAGGGTATTGCGGCTAGTAAAGGTGCAGAAGCTACAGGTAGAAACCCAGAAGCTGCTGGTAAAATTCGTTCTGTTATGGTTCTTGGTATTGCGATGGCAGAAACAACTGGTATCTATGCGTTAATTGTCGCATTGTTATTGATTTTCTTGAAAGGATAG
- the atpD gene encoding F0F1 ATP synthase subunit beta: protein MSKNTGKIVQVIGPVVDVAFENGELPELLSAIEIPLKDQDSLVVEAAQHIGDDRVRCIAMGSTDGLVRGMEAIDTGAPISVPVGKEVLGRMFNVLGREIDGLGPVNTQTRLPIHRKAPSFDEQQTSAEMLETGIKVIDLLCPYSKGGKIGLFGGAGVGKTVLIQELIHNIAKEHGGMSVVTGVGERTREGNDMYHEMKDSGVLDKTVLVYGQMNESPGARMRVGLTGLTMAEYFRDQDHQDVLLFIDNIFRFTQAGSEVSALLGRMPSAVGYQPTLATEMGQLQERITSTKNGSITSVQAIYVPADDLTDPAPATAFTHLDAKTVLDRDIAALGIYPAVDPLESSSRILDPLVVGEEHYEVARGVQQILQRYKELQDIIAILGMDELSEEDKIIVNRARRVRNFLSQPFNVAEVFSGIKGCYVSREDTVRSFKELLAGKYDDLPEQAFMFVSTIEEAQAKAEAMKG from the coding sequence ATGAGCAAAAATACAGGAAAAATCGTACAGGTCATTGGACCGGTTGTCGATGTAGCGTTTGAAAATGGTGAACTTCCTGAACTGCTATCTGCAATCGAAATTCCTTTAAAAGATCAGGATTCTTTGGTTGTAGAAGCAGCACAGCATATTGGAGATGACCGTGTTCGCTGTATTGCCATGGGAAGTACGGATGGACTTGTTAGAGGCATGGAAGCCATAGATACAGGAGCTCCAATTAGTGTTCCTGTAGGAAAAGAAGTTCTAGGACGTATGTTTAACGTTTTAGGGCGTGAAATTGATGGATTAGGACCTGTAAATACACAGACAAGACTTCCAATCCATCGTAAAGCACCAAGCTTTGATGAACAGCAGACATCTGCAGAAATGCTGGAAACAGGAATTAAGGTAATTGATTTGCTGTGTCCATATTCTAAAGGTGGTAAAATCGGTCTGTTTGGTGGAGCTGGTGTAGGAAAAACTGTATTGATTCAGGAATTGATCCACAATATTGCGAAAGAACATGGTGGTATGTCTGTTGTTACCGGTGTTGGAGAAAGAACACGTGAAGGGAATGACATGTATCATGAAATGAAAGATAGCGGTGTATTGGATAAAACAGTTCTTGTATATGGACAGATGAACGAATCACCGGGTGCCAGAATGCGTGTAGGTTTAACAGGACTTACAATGGCAGAGTATTTCCGTGATCAGGATCATCAGGACGTATTGTTATTTATCGATAACATTTTCCGTTTTACGCAGGCAGGTTCAGAAGTTAGTGCCCTTTTAGGACGTATGCCTAGTGCGGTTGGATATCAGCCAACACTAGCAACGGAAATGGGACAGCTGCAGGAAAGAATTACATCTACAAAAAATGGTTCTATCACATCTGTACAGGCAATTTATGTACCAGCAGATGACTTGACAGACCCAGCTCCAGCAACTGCCTTTACACACTTGGATGCAAAAACAGTACTTGATCGTGATATTGCGGCATTAGGTATTTATCCAGCCGTTGATCCACTAGAATCAAGTTCTCGTATCCTCGATCCATTAGTTGTAGGGGAAGAACACTATGAAGTCGCTCGTGGTGTACAGCAGATCTTACAAAGATATAAAGAACTGCAGGATATTATCGCTATCTTGGGTATGGATGAGTTAAGTGAAGAAGATAAAATTATCGTTAACCGTGCAAGACGTGTACGTAACTTCCTATCTCAGCCATTTAATGTAGCTGAAGTATTCTCTGGAATTAAAGGATGCTATGTATCAAGAGAAGATACAGTACGCAGTTTTAAAGAACTGTTAGCAGGAAAATATGATGATCTTCCAGAACAGGCATTTATGTTTGTATCTACCATTGAAGAAGCACAGGCAAAAGCAGAAGCGATGAAAGGGTAG
- the atpA gene encoding F0F1 ATP synthase subunit alpha, with protein sequence MVSLRPEEISKLIKEQIRRYDEELEVGETGSVITIGDGIALVHGLQNAMSGELLLFPHDVYGMVLNLEEEHVGAVLMGDDSGIKEGDEVKRTGKIVEVPVGDMMLGRVVNALGQAIDGGAPITSDVYRPVERVAPGVMTRKSVHQPIQTGLKIIDSMIPIGKGQRELIIGDRQTGKTAIAIDTILNQKGKNVKCIYVAIGQKASTVAQIVEKLRSHGAMEYTTIVSATASEAAPLQYIAPYAGCAIGEEWMEKGEDVLIIYDDLSKHAVAYRTMSLLLKRPPGREAYPGDVFYLHSRLLERAAKLNDELGGGSLTALPIIETQAGDISAYIPTNVISITDGQIFLQTELFNSGVRPAVDSGLSVSRVGSAAQVKAMKQVSGSLKLELAQFREMQAFAKFGSDLDSATAETLAHGERLTKLLIQNQYDPMPVSHQVVSLFAAKNKFLKPVKVEQVSLYEKEMLKYMEREHSDILREIEEKEALDDALSARITDALTAFEKEFKNMMEA encoded by the coding sequence ATGGTGAGTTTAAGACCAGAAGAAATCAGCAAGCTAATCAAAGAGCAGATTCGTCGCTATGATGAAGAACTAGAAGTTGGAGAAACAGGTAGTGTTATTACCATTGGTGATGGTATTGCTCTTGTACATGGTTTGCAGAATGCGATGTCTGGAGAACTTCTGCTATTCCCACATGATGTGTATGGAATGGTATTAAACCTTGAAGAGGAACATGTCGGAGCCGTATTGATGGGTGATGATAGTGGAATCAAAGAGGGAGACGAAGTAAAACGTACAGGAAAAATTGTTGAAGTTCCTGTTGGAGATATGATGCTTGGACGTGTTGTAAATGCACTTGGACAGGCAATTGATGGAGGAGCACCAATTACATCAGATGTTTATCGTCCGGTAGAACGTGTGGCTCCAGGGGTTATGACACGTAAAAGTGTACATCAGCCTATTCAGACAGGGTTGAAGATCATTGACTCTATGATTCCAATTGGGAAAGGACAGCGTGAGCTGATTATCGGAGATAGACAGACTGGTAAAACAGCAATTGCGATTGATACGATCCTGAATCAAAAAGGAAAAAATGTAAAATGTATTTATGTTGCGATTGGACAAAAAGCAAGTACGGTTGCCCAAATCGTAGAAAAATTAAGAAGTCATGGAGCAATGGAATATACAACGATTGTTTCCGCAACAGCAAGTGAAGCAGCTCCTTTACAATACATTGCACCATATGCAGGATGTGCTATTGGGGAAGAATGGATGGAAAAAGGAGAAGACGTTTTAATTATCTATGATGATTTGAGTAAACATGCGGTAGCTTATCGTACAATGTCTTTACTTTTAAAACGTCCACCAGGACGTGAAGCTTATCCTGGAGATGTTTTCTATCTGCATTCTCGTCTTTTGGAACGTGCAGCAAAACTTAATGATGAATTGGGGGGAGGAAGTTTAACAGCTCTACCAATCATTGAAACACAGGCAGGAGATATTTCTGCTTATATCCCAACAAATGTTATTTCTATTACGGATGGACAAATTTTCTTACAGACAGAATTGTTTAACAGTGGTGTTCGTCCAGCAGTAGACAGTGGATTAAGTGTATCTCGTGTTGGTAGTGCAGCGCAGGTAAAAGCAATGAAACAGGTAAGCGGTTCTTTAAAACTTGAACTTGCTCAATTTAGAGAAATGCAGGCATTCGCAAAATTTGGTAGTGACTTAGATAGTGCGACTGCAGAAACATTGGCACATGGAGAACGTTTGACAAAGCTGCTAATTCAAAATCAGTATGATCCAATGCCGGTATCTCATCAGGTAGTTTCTTTATTTGCGGCAAAAAATAAATTCTTGAAACCGGTCAAAGTAGAACAGGTTAGTCTATATGAAAAAGAAATGTTGAAATATATGGAACGTGAACACAGTGATATTCTTCGTGAAATTGAAGAAAAAGAAGCATTGGATGATGCTTTAAGTGCGCGTATTACTGATGCATTGACCGCTTTTGAAAAAGAATTTAAAAATATGATGGAAGCGTAA
- a CDS encoding DUF2200 domain-containing protein: MNHKIFTASFASVYPLYVQKAERKHRTKEEVDTIICWLCGYDKETLQNQLDKQVDFETFFNEAPCIHPNVSLIKGVVCGVRVEEIEDPLMQKIRYLDKLIDELAKGKSMDKILRK, from the coding sequence ATGAACCATAAAATATTTACTGCCAGTTTCGCAAGTGTATATCCTTTGTATGTTCAAAAGGCAGAAAGAAAACATCGTACAAAAGAAGAAGTTGATACGATTATTTGCTGGCTTTGCGGATATGATAAAGAAACTTTACAGAATCAATTAGATAAACAGGTTGATTTTGAAACATTTTTTAACGAAGCACCATGCATACATCCAAATGTTTCTTTAATTAAAGGTGTCGTGTGTGGGGTACGTGTAGAGGAAATTGAAGATCCGCTAATGCAGAAAATACGTTATCTGGATAAACTAATAGATGAACTTGCGAAAGGAAAATCAATGGATAAGATTTTACGAAAATAA
- the atpB gene encoding F0F1 ATP synthase subunit A, with product MAIELVIGTTKIVIHESIVNWLILCVLMSIFFIVAGKKIKKADPRVAPKGFVLLCECVAKLGTGIISGNLGKRTRAYIPFFGTLIFMMAPSNLLGLIGLQPPTSNLSVNVTLAVMMFLLIQFVGLKEKGVGGRLKELMDPFFLFLPLNVLGDLALPVSLSLRLFGNLLAGTIITGLVYTLMKSLMPFGVLGLAFTPFLHSYFDIFSGLIQTYIFFTLASFFLSESYASEEE from the coding sequence GTGGCTATCGAATTGGTAATCGGCACAACAAAAATTGTGATACATGAATCCATTGTAAACTGGTTGATTCTATGTGTGCTGATGTCGATTTTCTTTATCGTTGCAGGTAAGAAAATCAAAAAAGCAGATCCAAGGGTGGCTCCAAAAGGGTTTGTACTTTTATGTGAATGCGTCGCAAAACTGGGAACAGGAATTATTTCTGGAAACCTGGGAAAACGTACGCGAGCGTATATTCCTTTCTTTGGAACACTAATCTTCATGATGGCTCCCTCTAACCTGTTAGGGTTGATAGGGTTACAGCCGCCAACATCAAACCTAAGTGTCAATGTAACACTTGCGGTCATGATGTTTTTGTTGATTCAGTTTGTTGGACTGAAAGAAAAAGGCGTTGGTGGAAGACTAAAAGAACTAATGGATCCTTTCTTTTTATTCCTTCCATTAAATGTTCTAGGTGATTTAGCATTGCCTGTGTCTTTGTCCTTGCGTTTATTTGGTAACCTTTTAGCTGGTACCATTATCACAGGGCTTGTGTACACGCTGATGAAGTCTTTGATGCCGTTTGGGGTATTGGGATTAGCCTTTACACCATTTCTGCATTCATACTTCGACATTTTTTCAGGTCTTATTCAGACCTATATCTTCTTTACACTGGCAAGTTTCTTCTTGAGTGAATCGTATGCAAGTGAAGAAGAATAA
- a CDS encoding ABC transporter ATP-binding protein codes for MNTMKKFIRYYKPYKTIFFLDMFCALVISLIDLAFPQILNYLNATFYLQSKDAIMKGLLYLAIGLFVMYVIRSICRYYVSAQGHIMGSRMESDMRQELFDQFERLSFSYYDENNTGEMMSKLVSDLFDISEFAHHGPENIFISLLKIFGSFLLLLYIHVPLTIILMIVTICMLLFSLAQNKKMQATFMDNRKKIAGVNARLQDSLAGIRVVKSFANEDIERNKFSESNLQFLHSKINNYHCMGRFHAGNNFFQGMLYLTILVAGGYFIAQGTLSPVSLATYALYINIFVAPIEVLVEFTEMFQKGFSGFRRFLDVMETKPEIRDCVDAQDLTDVEGVIDYHNVSFSYNADEPVLENENIHIDAGKSIALVGPSGGGKTTICSLLPRFYDVCEGSITIDGKDIRSLTLNSLRKAIGIVQQDVYLFTGSILENIAYGRPDASKEEIIDAAKKANIHDFIMSLPDGYDTYVGERGTRLSGGQKQRISIARVFLKDPKILILDEATSALDNESERHIQKSLEELAKNRTCITIAHRLSTIRHADEIIVIGENGMEERGTHEQLLKENGVYANYYRLQFEGLDD; via the coding sequence ATGAATACAATGAAAAAATTCATTCGTTATTATAAACCATATAAAACGATATTCTTTTTAGATATGTTTTGTGCTTTAGTTATAAGTTTAATCGATTTAGCATTTCCACAAATCTTAAACTATTTAAACGCTACATTTTATCTACAAAGCAAAGACGCTATTATGAAAGGATTATTATACTTAGCTATTGGTCTTTTCGTGATGTATGTAATTCGCAGTATTTGCCGTTATTATGTAAGTGCTCAGGGGCATATCATGGGTTCTAGAATGGAAAGTGATATGCGTCAGGAACTGTTTGATCAATTTGAACGTTTATCTTTCTCTTACTATGATGAAAATAACACTGGTGAAATGATGAGTAAACTCGTTAGTGACTTATTTGACATTTCAGAATTTGCTCACCATGGTCCTGAAAATATTTTTATCTCTTTGTTGAAGATATTTGGATCATTTCTATTACTTCTTTATATACATGTGCCTTTAACAATTATTCTTATGATTGTAACCATTTGCATGTTATTGTTCTCTTTAGCACAAAACAAAAAAATGCAGGCAACCTTTATGGATAATCGTAAAAAGATTGCTGGTGTAAATGCTAGATTACAAGATTCTCTGGCAGGAATACGTGTAGTAAAATCTTTTGCGAATGAAGATATTGAAAGAAATAAATTCTCTGAAAGCAATCTGCAGTTCTTACATTCAAAAATCAACAACTATCACTGTATGGGTAGATTTCATGCAGGTAACAACTTTTTTCAGGGAATGTTATATCTTACTATTCTAGTTGCTGGTGGATACTTTATTGCACAGGGAACACTAAGTCCTGTTTCTTTGGCAACCTATGCTTTATATATTAATATCTTTGTAGCTCCAATCGAAGTATTAGTAGAATTTACAGAAATGTTTCAAAAAGGGTTCTCAGGTTTTCGTCGTTTCCTAGATGTCATGGAAACAAAACCAGAAATTCGTGATTGCGTGGATGCACAAGATCTAACAGATGTAGAAGGAGTCATTGATTATCATAATGTTTCTTTCTCTTATAATGCAGATGAACCTGTCTTAGAGAATGAAAACATCCATATTGATGCAGGTAAATCGATTGCCCTTGTTGGTCCAAGTGGAGGAGGTAAAACAACAATTTGTTCTTTACTGCCACGTTTTTATGATGTATGTGAAGGTTCTATTACTATTGATGGAAAAGATATTCGTAGTCTAACATTAAATAGCTTAAGAAAAGCAATTGGTATCGTTCAACAGGATGTTTACTTATTTACCGGCAGCATTTTAGAAAATATTGCCTATGGAAGACCCGATGCCAGCAAAGAAGAAATTATTGATGCGGCTAAAAAAGCTAATATCCATGACTTTATTATGAGTTTACCTGATGGTTATGATACCTATGTTGGAGAGCGTGGAACACGTTTATCTGGAGGTCAAAAACAACGTATTTCAATTGCTCGCGTATTCTTAAAAGATCCTAAAATCCTAATTTTAGATGAAGCTACTTCCGCTTTGGATAATGAAAGCGAAAGACATATTCAAAAGAGTCTAGAAGAATTAGCAAAAAATCGTACTTGTATTACGATTGCCCATCGATTATCTACGATTCGACATGCAGATGAAATTATCGTTATTGGTGAAAATGGTATGGAAGAAAGAGGTACTCACGAACAATTATTAAAAGAAAATGGTGTATACGCTAATTATTACCGATTGCAATTTGAAGGATTAGATGATTAA
- the atpC gene encoding ATP synthase F1 subunit epsilon — protein sequence MIKLKIITPLGLYKECEVASVHVATVDGETTILPNHMPIVAMLKTCECILEENKEKKHYALAGGILQFHDNEMRILSDAIEGQHEIDIERARRAKERAEKRLAKKDEKTNINRAEVALTKAVNRIKVYEHH from the coding sequence ATGATAAAATTAAAAATCATAACACCTTTAGGATTATATAAAGAGTGCGAAGTTGCTTCTGTGCATGTTGCAACAGTAGATGGAGAAACTACCATACTCCCTAACCATATGCCAATTGTGGCTATGTTGAAGACGTGTGAATGTATTTTGGAAGAAAATAAAGAAAAGAAACACTATGCTCTTGCAGGAGGTATTTTACAATTTCATGACAACGAAATGCGTATTTTAAGTGATGCGATAGAAGGTCAACATGAAATTGATATTGAACGCGCAAGAAGAGCAAAAGAAAGAGCAGAAAAAAGGCTGGCAAAGAAGGATGAAAAAACAAACATCAATCGTGCAGAAGTGGCTCTTACAAAAGCAGTAAACCGAATCAAAGTGTATGAACATCACTAA
- a CDS encoding CPBP family intramembrane glutamic endopeptidase — MKECKTVSTSLCMYFLLTLLFSIPFSAVLAGLGIKADLSIQLLSILTTICVIPILIKRYTRKLEITIPFDKHLNLSFSKVLYYTLISIGSSMILGILTNLINLLLLQFDLQMTMPDLSFKNDAFYNMIIILSVCVIAPVFEELFFRGFILQALKRHGNVFAIITTSILFALLHGNLVQAIPVFALSIVISYSVIRTNNVLIGILIHFLNNSLSIFELFFVKNVVISAIFLLVSIGFIIFTISTIIKKRTMILNYYHLYKGKNITYFFKNWVSIVFLVLTLLMTATSFIKI; from the coding sequence ATGAAAGAATGTAAAACTGTATCAACATCTCTATGTATGTATTTTTTATTAACTCTGCTTTTTTCAATACCATTTTCCGCTGTTCTTGCAGGGCTTGGTATTAAAGCAGATTTAAGTATACAGCTATTATCTATTTTGACAACCATCTGTGTTATACCTATTCTTATAAAAAGATATACAAGAAAATTAGAAATAACCATTCCTTTTGATAAACACCTTAACTTATCATTTTCTAAAGTTCTCTACTATACGCTCATTAGTATTGGATCTTCAATGATTTTAGGAATCCTGACAAATCTTATAAACCTTCTATTACTTCAGTTTGATCTGCAAATGACAATGCCAGATTTATCCTTTAAAAATGATGCTTTTTACAATATGATCATAATCCTTTCTGTCTGTGTTATTGCGCCTGTTTTTGAAGAATTATTCTTTCGTGGCTTTATCCTTCAAGCATTAAAGCGACATGGCAATGTATTTGCGATTATCACAACAAGTATTCTATTCGCCCTGCTTCATGGAAATCTAGTACAAGCTATTCCTGTATTCGCCTTAAGTATTGTTATTTCTTATTCTGTCATACGAACGAATAATGTACTCATTGGAATATTAATACACTTTCTAAATAACAGTTTATCTATTTTTGAACTTTTCTTTGTGAAAAATGTTGTTATTTCAGCTATATTTTTATTAGTATCTATTGGATTTATTATATTTACCATTTCCACAATCATCAAAAAAAGAACAATGATTTTAAATTACTATCACTTGTACAAAGGAAAAAATATCACTTATTTCTTTAAGAATTGGGTTTCCATCGTATTTCTAGTTCTTACTCTGCTTATGACAGCCACTAGCTTTATAAAAATATAA
- the atpF gene encoding F0F1 ATP synthase subunit B → MNIDITNYLRINPVDMALVCISTFIICLVAKHFFWDVILDYFQKRSDAIQADIDAGNLARKEGESFKEQYETQMANARSDAHEILESAKRSASAEKKDILAQARKEADSMKEKAMQDIEREKVRSQKEMKQTITDVAFEAAGKIVGKELSEEQQKKYVDEFIERAGDDSWQA, encoded by the coding sequence ATGAACATTGATATTACGAATTACCTGCGTATAAACCCTGTAGATATGGCTCTTGTTTGTATTTCAACATTTATTATCTGTTTGGTTGCGAAACATTTTTTCTGGGATGTGATTTTAGATTATTTCCAAAAAAGAAGCGATGCGATTCAGGCGGATATTGATGCAGGAAATCTTGCTCGTAAAGAAGGAGAATCTTTCAAAGAGCAGTATGAGACACAGATGGCAAATGCCAGAAGCGATGCTCATGAGATTTTAGAAAGTGCAAAACGCAGTGCTTCAGCAGAGAAAAAAGATATTCTTGCACAGGCACGTAAAGAAGCGGATAGCATGAAAGAAAAAGCAATGCAGGATATCGAACGCGAAAAAGTTCGTTCACAGAAAGAAATGAAACAGACAATTACAGATGTTGCATTTGAGGCTGCAGGAAAAATCGTTGGGAAAGAGCTTAGCGAAGAACAGCAGAAAAAATATGTGGATGAGTTTATTGAACGTGCAGGTGATGACTCATGGCAGGCGTAG
- a CDS encoding DUF1905 domain-containing protein, with the protein MNKKIYEYDACIHCIPEKGGAYVIFPWNVKEEFGKGRVKVHTTFDGEPYDGSVVNMGLKNPDGSICYIIGITKEIRQKIQKNDKDFVHITIQERE; encoded by the coding sequence ATGAATAAAAAAATATATGAATATGATGCGTGTATTCATTGTATCCCTGAAAAGGGAGGGGCATATGTTATCTTCCCATGGAATGTGAAAGAAGAGTTTGGGAAAGGCCGTGTTAAGGTACATACAACATTTGATGGAGAACCATATGATGGAAGTGTTGTGAACATGGGATTAAAGAATCCGGATGGAAGCATTTGTTACATCATTGGTATTACAAAAGAAATTCGTCAAAAGATTCAAAAAAATGATAAAGATTTTGTACATATTACGATTCAGGAAAGAGAGTAG